One window of Cohnella hashimotonis genomic DNA carries:
- a CDS encoding NAD-dependent epimerase/dehydratase family protein, with amino-acid sequence MSKREDGLEKRPVVALTGASGYIGRNLLERLTSFADVIALSRGGGEEREAEPHTSWRSCDLFSLIDAERGLAGADYAIYLVHSMLPSAKLTQARFEDMDVLLADHFARAASKNGVRQIVYLSGIIPANVPPEALSRHLRSRLEVEKVLASYGVPVTTLRAGLIVGPEGSSFPILLKLVRRLPVMILPKWTRTHTHAIALPEVLDALTATIGRTGLYRRAIDIGGPDVMTYKEMLGQTAETLGKKRLFIPFPAFSVYLSRLWLALITGTPKEMAYPLIESLVHTMVARDEGRASGIGEGVITFREAANDAIREEEQRKLDRERAAGGKERKPGKAASAAKSDVRSVQRVRLPEGMDADAASKSYLSWLNRAAGPLIRVVHDKKDIYRIHIAGRKAPLLELTYSEERSSPTRALYYITGGSFSSRKETHRGRLEFLQVPDSDECIIAIHDYLPALPWFLYKYTQAKIHLWVMYAFRRYLRKRIR; translated from the coding sequence ATGAGCAAACGGGAAGACGGCTTGGAAAAAAGACCCGTCGTGGCCTTGACCGGCGCGAGCGGCTATATCGGCCGCAACCTGCTCGAACGCTTGACGTCGTTCGCCGATGTCATCGCGTTATCCAGAGGCGGCGGGGAAGAGCGGGAAGCCGAGCCACATACGAGCTGGCGCTCGTGCGACCTGTTTTCCCTGATCGACGCGGAACGGGGATTGGCGGGAGCGGACTATGCGATTTACCTGGTCCACTCCATGCTCCCGTCGGCCAAGCTGACGCAAGCCCGATTCGAGGATATGGACGTGCTGCTCGCGGACCACTTTGCCAGAGCCGCCAGCAAAAATGGCGTGCGCCAGATCGTTTACCTGAGCGGCATTATCCCGGCGAACGTCCCTCCCGAAGCGTTGTCCCGCCATTTGCGGAGTCGGCTGGAGGTAGAAAAGGTGCTCGCTTCGTACGGCGTGCCGGTGACGACGCTGCGGGCCGGCCTGATCGTCGGGCCCGAAGGTTCTTCTTTTCCGATTCTGCTGAAGCTGGTTCGCCGCCTGCCCGTCATGATCCTCCCCAAGTGGACGCGCACGCATACGCACGCGATCGCCCTCCCCGAGGTGCTGGACGCCTTAACGGCGACGATCGGACGGACCGGCCTGTACCGGCGCGCGATCGACATCGGCGGACCCGACGTCATGACCTACAAGGAGATGCTCGGCCAAACGGCGGAAACACTGGGGAAGAAACGTTTATTCATTCCCTTTCCCGCCTTTTCCGTTTACTTGTCCCGCCTATGGCTTGCGCTCATTACCGGAACGCCCAAAGAGATGGCTTACCCTTTGATCGAGAGTCTGGTTCATACTATGGTTGCAAGAGACGAAGGGCGGGCGAGCGGGATTGGAGAAGGCGTTATCACGTTTCGCGAGGCGGCGAATGACGCAATACGGGAAGAGGAGCAAAGAAAGCTTGACCGCGAACGCGCCGCTGGAGGGAAGGAGCGGAAGCCGGGAAAGGCGGCAAGCGCCGCCAAGTCGGACGTCCGTTCCGTGCAGCGCGTCAGACTGCCCGAGGGGATGGATGCCGACGCTGCTTCGAAGTCGTACCTTAGCTGGCTGAATCGGGCGGCCGGACCGCTGATCCGGGTGGTGCACGATAAGAAGGATATTTATCGGATTCACATCGCCGGCCGCAAAGCGCCTCTGCTTGAGCTTACGTACTCCGAAGAGCGCAGTTCGCCGACCCGGGCGTTGTATTATATTACAGGCGGTTCCTTTTCAAGCCGAAAAGAGACGCACCGCGGACGACTGGAGTTTCTGCAGGTGCCGGACTCCGACGAATGCATCATCGCCATCCACGATTACTTGCCGGCGCTGCCATGGTTCCTCTACAAGTACACGCAGGCCAAGATTCATTTGTGGGTCATGTATGCGTTCAGGCGTTATTTGAGGAAACGAATTCGGTAG
- the nadA gene encoding quinolinate synthase NadA, with translation MEALALERKAEQNRELRERLAQLKKERNAIILAHYYQRDEIQEVADFRGDSFLLAQKAAQTDADVIVFCGVHFMGESAKILAPHKTVLVPDERAGCPMADMVNPIGLRELKAKHPNAKVVTYINSSADVKAETDICCTSANAVKVVNSVEGDEVIWCPDKNLGHYVQQHTDKKMIIWEGYCNTHDMLTVKDVYEMRAKYPNAQFVVHPECRPEVVELADFVGSTTGILKYCRESSHKEFIVGTEDGTGYQLRVDSPDKTFHFASKFLVCPNMKVNNLKKVVKALETMQPQIHVPQDVADKARLSLERMLLVK, from the coding sequence ATGGAAGCTTTAGCCCTTGAACGCAAAGCGGAGCAGAACCGCGAGCTGCGCGAGCGCCTGGCGCAGCTGAAGAAGGAACGCAATGCCATCATTCTGGCTCACTATTACCAGCGCGACGAGATTCAAGAGGTGGCCGACTTCCGCGGAGACTCGTTCCTGCTCGCCCAGAAGGCCGCGCAGACGGACGCGGACGTCATCGTGTTTTGCGGCGTGCACTTCATGGGCGAGAGCGCCAAGATCCTCGCGCCGCACAAGACCGTGCTCGTCCCCGACGAGCGCGCGGGCTGCCCGATGGCGGACATGGTCAATCCGATCGGCCTGCGGGAGCTGAAGGCCAAGCATCCAAATGCCAAGGTCGTGACCTATATCAACTCGTCCGCGGACGTAAAGGCCGAGACCGACATCTGCTGCACGTCCGCCAACGCGGTCAAGGTCGTCAATTCGGTCGAAGGCGACGAGGTCATCTGGTGCCCGGACAAGAACCTGGGCCACTATGTGCAGCAGCATACGGACAAGAAGATGATTATCTGGGAAGGCTATTGCAACACGCACGACATGCTGACCGTCAAAGATGTGTACGAGATGCGGGCGAAGTATCCGAACGCGCAGTTCGTCGTTCATCCGGAATGCCGCCCCGAGGTCGTCGAGCTGGCCGACTTCGTCGGCAGCACGACCGGTATCCTGAAGTATTGCCGCGAATCGAGCCACAAGGAGTTCATCGTCGGCACCGAGGACGGCACGGGGTACCAGCTGCGGGTGGACAGCCCGGACAAGACGTTCCATTTTGCGAGCAAGTTCCTCGTCTGCCCGAATATGAAGGTCAACAACCTGAAGAAGGTCGTCAAGGCGCTTGAAACGATGCAGCCGCAGATCCATGTGCCGCAAGACGTCGCCGACAAGGCGCGCCTGTCGCTCGAGCGCATGCTGCTCGTCAAGTAA
- the nadB gene encoding L-aspartate oxidase, which translates to MIPRYIVDFDPAELETVQTDMIIIGAGIAGLFTALQAAKDRRVLMITKKSLFDSNTRYAQGGIAAVISEDDSPEFHRQDTLIAGAGLCDPEAVDVLVHEGPDCVQALIQYGTHFDEEDGHLALTKEGAHSQRRILHANGDATGYEIVRALADKVQSVPNIEVWDDHFVLDLLTEEGECVGALVQKPDGSRVIVRGAATVLCSGGTGQLYRYTTNPEVATGDGIAMAYRAGAVIRDMEFNQFHPTSLCYPGAPRFLISEAVRGEGAVLRNIRGERFMDKYHPQLELAPRDIVARAIVSEMELTKSTYVYIDITHETPDLIKHRFPNIYEFCLNYGLDMTTDWIPVAPAAHYMMGGVRTDMNGESSIPRLFACGEVSSTGVHGANRLASNSLSEAIVFGRRIVDRIGSLPPLTVEARTGYASERIGTPAGKMAERRLKLQKLMVRFAGLRREAHGLAKGLEELRRQAPLYQTEMSAREEFEYANLLTCATLMMEAALMREESRGAHYREDFPDKDDLFWRKHTLMHRERGIGEEFIGDV; encoded by the coding sequence ATGATACCACGATATATCGTCGATTTCGATCCGGCGGAGCTTGAGACCGTACAGACGGATATGATCATTATCGGAGCCGGGATCGCGGGCCTCTTCACCGCTCTTCAGGCTGCCAAGGACCGCCGCGTCCTCATGATCACGAAAAAGTCGCTGTTCGACAGCAACACCCGCTACGCCCAGGGCGGCATCGCGGCCGTCATCTCGGAGGACGATTCGCCGGAATTTCACCGCCAGGACACGTTGATCGCGGGCGCCGGGCTATGCGATCCCGAGGCGGTAGACGTACTCGTGCACGAGGGACCGGATTGCGTCCAGGCGCTGATCCAATACGGCACGCACTTCGACGAGGAGGACGGACACCTCGCCCTGACCAAGGAAGGCGCGCATAGCCAGCGCCGCATTCTGCACGCCAACGGCGACGCTACGGGCTACGAGATCGTGCGCGCGCTGGCGGACAAGGTGCAAAGCGTGCCCAATATCGAAGTGTGGGACGACCACTTCGTGCTCGATCTGCTGACCGAGGAGGGCGAGTGCGTCGGCGCGCTCGTGCAGAAGCCGGACGGCTCGCGCGTGATCGTGCGCGGCGCGGCGACCGTCCTCTGTTCGGGAGGCACCGGGCAGCTGTACCGCTACACAACGAATCCCGAGGTCGCGACGGGCGACGGTATCGCGATGGCTTATCGCGCCGGCGCGGTCATCCGCGACATGGAGTTCAACCAATTTCACCCGACATCGCTGTGCTATCCGGGCGCGCCGCGCTTCCTGATCTCGGAAGCGGTACGCGGCGAAGGCGCCGTTCTCCGCAATATCCGGGGCGAGCGCTTCATGGACAAGTACCATCCGCAGCTCGAGCTGGCACCGCGCGATATCGTGGCGCGGGCCATCGTGAGCGAGATGGAACTGACCAAGTCGACTTACGTTTACATCGATATTACCCACGAGACGCCGGATCTGATCAAGCACCGGTTTCCGAATATTTACGAGTTTTGCCTGAATTACGGCCTCGACATGACGACGGACTGGATTCCGGTGGCGCCTGCTGCCCATTATATGATGGGCGGCGTCCGTACGGATATGAACGGCGAATCGAGCATCCCCAGGCTGTTCGCCTGCGGCGAAGTATCGTCGACGGGCGTGCACGGCGCGAACCGGCTGGCGAGCAACTCGTTGTCCGAAGCGATCGTGTTCGGCCGCCGTATCGTCGATCGGATCGGCTCGCTGCCGCCGCTTACGGTCGAAGCGCGTACCGGATATGCGTCTGAGCGGATCGGCACGCCGGCGGGCAAGATGGCAGAGCGCCGCCTTAAGCTTCAGAAGCTGATGGTGCGCTTCGCCGGTCTCAGGCGGGAGGCCCACGGCTTGGCCAAGGGGCTCGAAGAGCTGCGCCGTCAGGCGCCGCTGTACCAGACAGAGATGTCGGCGCGCGAGGAGTTCGAATACGCGAACCTGCTCACCTGCGCGACATTGATGATGGAGGCGGCCCTTATGCGCGAAGAGAGCCGCGGCGCGCATTACCGGGAGGACTTCCCGGACAAGGACGATCTGTTCTGGCGCAAGCATACGCTGATGCACAGGGAACGGGGCATCGGAGAGGAGTTCATAGGCGATGTTTGA
- the hslO gene encoding Hsp33 family molecular chaperone HslO — protein MTDELIRGTAWGGAVRVFGAKTTELVRELQRRHDTFPTASAALGRTATAAAMMGFMLKGDEKLTVQVKGDGPIGQIVADANAVGEVKGYVDYPHTHLPSNSLGKLDVSGAVGKTGFLNVTKDLGLKEPYRGSVPLISGELAEDFTYYFAASEQTPSAVGLGVLVDTDNTVLHAGGFVIQVLPNITDEQLSRLEQAVSAMPHVTALLDQGETAEGILKFLVGDDLTIHDTIEPKFVCNCSRERVERTLISMGETDLRKLIDEDGQAQVECHFCNESYSFDGEQLRGILERATS, from the coding sequence GTGACGGACGAACTGATCAGAGGCACCGCATGGGGCGGCGCCGTTCGTGTCTTTGGCGCGAAAACGACCGAGCTCGTGCGCGAGCTCCAACGCAGGCACGATACATTTCCGACGGCTTCGGCCGCGCTCGGAAGGACCGCGACTGCGGCGGCTATGATGGGCTTCATGCTCAAGGGAGACGAGAAGCTCACCGTACAAGTGAAGGGCGACGGACCGATCGGTCAGATCGTGGCCGACGCCAACGCCGTCGGCGAAGTTAAAGGCTATGTCGACTATCCGCATACGCATCTGCCCAGCAACAGTCTGGGCAAACTGGACGTATCGGGCGCGGTAGGCAAGACGGGTTTTCTTAACGTGACCAAGGATCTTGGCCTGAAGGAGCCGTACCGCGGCAGCGTGCCGCTCATCTCGGGCGAGCTGGCCGAGGACTTCACGTATTACTTCGCGGCATCGGAGCAGACGCCGTCCGCCGTCGGGCTGGGCGTTCTCGTCGATACCGACAACACCGTGCTCCATGCGGGCGGCTTCGTCATTCAGGTGCTTCCTAATATTACCGACGAGCAGTTGTCGCGCCTCGAGCAGGCCGTCTCGGCGATGCCACATGTCACCGCGCTGCTCGATCAAGGCGAGACCGCCGAGGGAATCTTGAAGTTCCTCGTCGGCGACGATCTGACGATTCACGATACGATCGAGCCCAAGTTCGTTTGCAACTGTTCGCGCGAGCGCGTTGAGCGCACGCTCATCAGCATGGGCGAGACCGACTTGCGCAAGCTGATCGACGAGGACGGCCAGGCGCAGGTCGAGTGTCATTTTTGCAATGAATCCTATTCGTTCGACGGCGAGCAGCTCCGCGGGATTCTGGAACGCGCGACTTCTTAA
- a CDS encoding methyl-accepting chemotaxis protein: protein MDERPPGPAAGKMAVTVVTPVMKDSELYGAAGYDIDLAGLGALRESNETFGKNKLILFDDRGLVVTSFMKGMEGKNIDPNASGRTEGADDALEDISDMKKTFAWVEDVAAGKREDIAFKWKGVRYTGTVSYVYSMNWSVVSFIERSALDRSLQGFIRISAVALVIGLAIGALAALYIAIRLLRTIHTLRKTIAKTADGDLIAQFDYAANDELGDLASNYNEMLHRVRSLIGKVNVGVTSVEETAHGVMVISGENGRTSREAARSTEEIAAGAAGTTLELEKSSEAVRLLTREIGTLTVQSADIERELATSEVQVREGDASAAHLEASFEELEQAFGRVAGMVDDLCAQSQSISSVTRAISDIAEQTNVLAVNAAIEAARAGPHGRGFAVIADEVRRLALQARQSAKQIERTIAGVLEQTGSLAEVVNRTNEVNGIQKDAVSHVSRAMKQIQASIARMLAHVAHERSTITAIDSQKGVVVSSIGTILSVSEQTAASSQEIASSVQAQAAAAAEVSEHAARLVELVSVLKEDVSRFKTEL, encoded by the coding sequence ATGGACGAGCGTCCACCTGGACCAGCCGCCGGCAAGATGGCTGTCACCGTCGTCACGCCTGTCATGAAGGATTCGGAGCTGTACGGCGCCGCGGGCTACGATATCGATCTTGCGGGACTCGGCGCGCTGCGGGAGTCGAACGAGACGTTCGGCAAAAACAAGCTGATCCTTTTCGATGACCGCGGCCTCGTCGTCACCTCCTTCATGAAGGGGATGGAAGGAAAAAATATCGATCCGAACGCGAGCGGACGGACGGAAGGCGCGGACGACGCGCTCGAGGATATAAGCGATATGAAAAAAACGTTCGCATGGGTCGAGGATGTAGCGGCCGGCAAACGGGAGGATATCGCGTTCAAATGGAAGGGCGTACGGTATACCGGCACGGTCTCTTACGTTTATTCGATGAACTGGAGCGTCGTCTCGTTCATCGAACGAAGCGCGCTTGACCGGAGTTTGCAAGGATTTATACGGATTAGCGCGGTCGCCCTTGTCATCGGGCTCGCCATCGGCGCCCTGGCCGCCCTCTATATTGCGATTCGGCTGCTGCGCACGATTCATACCCTTCGCAAAACGATCGCCAAGACGGCGGACGGGGATCTGATCGCGCAGTTCGATTATGCGGCAAACGACGAGCTCGGCGACTTGGCGTCGAACTACAACGAAATGCTGCATCGCGTCCGATCGCTAATCGGGAAGGTGAATGTCGGCGTGACCTCCGTCGAAGAGACGGCGCACGGCGTTATGGTCATTTCGGGGGAAAACGGCAGAACCAGCCGGGAAGCCGCCCGGTCGACCGAGGAGATCGCGGCAGGCGCGGCGGGCACGACGCTGGAGCTGGAGAAAAGCTCCGAAGCCGTACGTCTGCTAACTCGGGAAATCGGCACGCTGACGGTTCAATCCGCCGATATCGAACGCGAGCTCGCGACCTCCGAGGTTCAGGTCCGGGAGGGGGACGCTAGCGCCGCGCATTTGGAAGCTTCGTTCGAGGAGCTCGAGCAAGCGTTTGGCCGGGTGGCCGGCATGGTCGACGATCTGTGCGCGCAATCGCAATCGATCTCGTCCGTCACCCGGGCGATCTCCGATATTGCAGAGCAGACGAATGTCCTGGCCGTGAACGCCGCGATCGAAGCCGCGAGAGCGGGCCCGCATGGCCGAGGCTTCGCGGTCATCGCGGACGAGGTCAGAAGGCTGGCGCTGCAAGCCCGTCAGTCCGCGAAGCAGATCGAGCGGACGATCGCCGGCGTTCTGGAGCAGACTGGTAGCCTCGCGGAGGTCGTGAACCGCACCAACGAAGTTAACGGCATTCAGAAGGACGCGGTGTCGCACGTTAGCCGCGCGATGAAGCAAATCCAAGCTTCTATCGCCCGGATGCTCGCGCACGTTGCCCATGAGCGCTCCACGATTACCGCAATCGATTCGCAAAAAGGTGTCGTCGTCTCTTCTATCGGTACGATCCTGTCCGTCTCCGAGCAGACGGCAGCCTCCTCGCAGGAGATCGCCTCCTCGGTTCAAGCGCAAGCGGCTGCTGCGGCAGAGGTGTCCGAGCACGCAGCACGCCTCGTCGAGCTGGTCTCCGTGCTGAAGGAGGATGTATCGAGGTTTAAGACGGAATTGTAG
- the cysK gene encoding cysteine synthase A, whose product MAKIVQNITDLIGDTPLVRLNRIVPEGSAEVYVKVEYQNPGASVKDRIAISIVEEAEKEGKLKPGGTIVEATSGNTGIGLALVAAAKGYRAVIVMPETMSLERRNLLRAYGAELVLTPGSEGMNGAVKKAEELLKENPDYFLADQFKNKANLKIHLETTGPEIVEAINSLDGKLDAFVAGIGTGGTISGAGKVLKDNFPGVKIVAVEPAASPLLSSGKAGPHKIQGIGANFVPEILDREIYDQIIAVENEDAFEWARTAAKKEGILCGISSGAAIFAALQVAKELGAGKRVVAVVPSNGERYLSTPLFNFDN is encoded by the coding sequence ATGGCAAAAATCGTGCAGAATATCACGGACCTGATCGGGGATACGCCGCTTGTCCGTCTGAACCGCATCGTACCTGAAGGCAGCGCGGAGGTTTACGTCAAGGTCGAATATCAGAATCCGGGCGCTAGCGTCAAGGATCGGATCGCCATCAGCATCGTTGAGGAAGCCGAAAAAGAAGGCAAGCTGAAGCCGGGCGGCACGATCGTCGAAGCGACCAGCGGCAACACTGGTATCGGTCTCGCGCTCGTCGCTGCTGCGAAGGGCTACCGCGCGGTTATCGTCATGCCTGAGACGATGAGCCTTGAGCGTCGCAATCTGCTTCGCGCCTATGGCGCCGAGCTGGTGCTGACCCCGGGTTCCGAAGGCATGAACGGCGCCGTCAAGAAGGCCGAAGAGCTCCTTAAGGAGAACCCGGACTATTTCCTCGCCGATCAGTTCAAGAACAAAGCGAACCTCAAGATTCACCTCGAGACGACGGGTCCCGAGATTGTCGAAGCGATCAACTCGCTCGACGGCAAGCTGGACGCGTTCGTGGCGGGCATCGGCACGGGCGGCACGATCTCCGGCGCCGGCAAGGTGCTGAAGGACAACTTCCCGGGCGTCAAGATCGTCGCTGTCGAACCGGCGGCATCTCCGCTGCTGTCGAGCGGCAAGGCGGGTCCGCACAAGATCCAGGGCATCGGCGCCAACTTCGTGCCTGAGATTCTGGACCGCGAGATCTACGACCAGATCATCGCCGTCGAGAACGAAGACGCCTTCGAATGGGCACGCACCGCTGCCAAGAAGGAAGGCATCCTGTGCGGCATTTCCTCCGGCGCGGCGATTTTCGCAGCGCTGCAAGTCGCGAAGGAACTCGGTGCCGGCAAGCGCGTCGTCGCAGTCGTTCCGTCCAACGGCGAACGCTACCTGAGCACGCCGTTGTTCAACTTCGACAACTAA
- a CDS encoding type III pantothenate kinase, translated as MILVVDVGNTNIVLGLYEGSELLHHWRLSTNRSATVDEYGIMLTNLFSIAGILAAEIDGVIVSCVVPPLMPTLERLFPKYVGREALVVGPGIKTGLNIRYENPKEVGADRIVNAVAGIEHYGAPLVVVDFGTATTFDYIDPSGAYLGGVIVPGIGISAEALYQRAARLPRVELAKPKAVVGRNTVAAIQSGAIYGYAGQVDGIVKRICAEQRCTPRVIATGGLAELIASESETIESVDSMLTLEGLRIIYERNL; from the coding sequence TTGATTCTGGTCGTCGACGTCGGGAACACCAACATCGTGCTCGGCCTGTACGAGGGCTCGGAGCTTCTCCATCATTGGCGGCTCAGCACGAACCGCTCGGCGACGGTCGACGAGTACGGGATCATGCTGACCAACCTGTTCAGCATCGCGGGCATCCTGGCGGCCGAGATCGACGGCGTGATCGTCTCGTGCGTCGTACCGCCGCTCATGCCTACGCTCGAGCGGCTGTTCCCCAAGTATGTGGGCCGCGAGGCGCTGGTCGTCGGACCGGGCATCAAGACGGGCCTCAACATCCGGTACGAAAATCCGAAGGAGGTCGGCGCCGACCGGATCGTCAACGCGGTCGCGGGCATCGAGCACTATGGAGCGCCGCTGGTCGTCGTAGATTTCGGCACGGCGACGACCTTCGATTATATCGACCCGTCGGGCGCTTATCTCGGCGGAGTCATCGTGCCGGGCATCGGCATCTCGGCCGAGGCGCTGTACCAGCGTGCAGCCAGACTGCCGCGCGTCGAGCTGGCCAAGCCGAAGGCGGTCGTCGGCCGCAACACGGTCGCGGCCATCCAGTCCGGCGCGATCTACGGCTACGCCGGCCAGGTGGACGGCATCGTGAAGCGGATCTGCGCCGAGCAGCGCTGCACGCCGCGCGTCATTGCGACGGGCGGTCTCGCGGAGCTGATCGCCAGCGAGTCGGAGACGATCGAATCGGTCGATTCAATGCTGACGCTGGAAGGATTAAGAATCATTTACGAACGCAATCTATAG
- a CDS encoding RNA polymerase sigma factor → MEETHWSYAENIDADGLRELMLQYGSEVWNLAFVLTKRRDLADDVSQDVFLAAYRKIDTFRGASSVRTWLLSIARNTAINRLRSAFLRRVTLMDRIDDRAHDAGPSAESEVLRRSLSNEIWADVMRLPLKLRETLVLQARYELTVREIALLLDLSEGTVKSRLSRARERMIRLREEASDRE, encoded by the coding sequence TTGGAAGAAACCCACTGGTCCTACGCTGAAAATATAGATGCCGATGGGCTTCGCGAGTTGATGCTGCAATACGGATCCGAGGTGTGGAACCTGGCCTTTGTCCTCACCAAACGCAGGGATCTCGCGGACGACGTATCCCAGGACGTATTCCTTGCCGCCTACCGGAAGATCGATACGTTCCGCGGCGCTTCCTCCGTTCGAACGTGGCTGCTGTCGATCGCGCGAAATACGGCGATCAATCGTTTGCGTTCGGCCTTTCTGCGCCGCGTCACGCTAATGGATCGCATAGACGACCGAGCGCATGATGCCGGTCCATCCGCCGAATCCGAAGTGCTGCGCCGTTCATTATCCAACGAGATATGGGCAGACGTCATGCGGCTTCCTCTTAAACTGCGCGAAACGCTCGTGCTGCAGGCGCGATACGAACTTACGGTTAGGGAGATCGCGCTGCTCCTCGACCTGTCGGAGGGCACCGTCAAGTCCAGGCTGTCGCGCGCGAGGGAACGCATGATCAGGCTTAGAGAGGAGGCATCTGATCGTGAATGA
- a CDS encoding peptidylprolyl isomerase, producing MWQTKRLGKPIVLLALTWALAAEAGCTAKPALTAEPSGTEPIPSGSMSGAPGGAGDTVAIVGETRITRQQLLNALLGSYGEQTLRMMMLRLAVQKEAQSAGISITEASLDRELRKASEGYQSLEDFYDARRQQLGMTPDDVREDLLYKLQLEALAIRGVEVTDAEVDQYMSDHPEEFAPKEELKLSHIVVERQKDAAHLVDLLAQGEDFAELAAANSQDADTAADGGSLGWVETDDPFVAPELLAAAAKLEIGEAAGPIRTDAGYEVVLVEGRRGSGEQDGQANREAAKREYALSVSPPLSEVEQTLLDKYDAKVLDGALQY from the coding sequence ATGTGGCAGACGAAGCGGCTGGGGAAGCCGATCGTTCTGCTTGCCCTGACGTGGGCGCTTGCTGCCGAGGCCGGATGTACGGCCAAGCCGGCGCTTACGGCGGAGCCGTCCGGCACCGAGCCGATCCCATCCGGTTCGATGTCGGGCGCTCCGGGAGGAGCGGGCGACACCGTGGCAATCGTAGGAGAAACGCGCATCACCCGCCAGCAGCTGCTCAACGCGTTATTAGGTTCGTATGGGGAGCAGACATTGCGGATGATGATGCTCCGCCTGGCCGTCCAGAAGGAGGCGCAGTCCGCGGGCATCTCGATCACGGAGGCATCGCTGGACCGGGAACTTCGCAAGGCAAGCGAGGGCTACCAGAGCCTGGAAGACTTCTATGATGCCCGGCGGCAGCAGCTTGGCATGACGCCCGACGACGTGCGCGAGGATCTTCTTTATAAATTGCAACTTGAAGCACTCGCGATTCGCGGCGTCGAGGTGACGGATGCGGAAGTGGATCAGTACATGAGCGACCATCCGGAGGAATTCGCGCCGAAGGAGGAGCTGAAGCTCTCCCACATCGTCGTGGAGCGGCAGAAGGACGCAGCGCATCTGGTCGACTTGCTCGCGCAAGGAGAGGACTTCGCGGAGCTGGCGGCCGCGAACTCGCAGGATGCGGATACCGCTGCCGACGGAGGCAGTCTCGGTTGGGTCGAGACCGACGATCCGTTTGTGGCGCCCGAGCTGTTGGCCGCGGCTGCGAAGCTCGAGATCGGGGAAGCGGCAGGGCCGATTCGCACGGACGCAGGCTACGAGGTCGTGCTCGTCGAGGGCCGGCGAGGCTCGGGCGAGCAGGATGGGCAGGCGAATCGGGAAGCGGCGAAGCGCGAATACGCGCTGTCGGTGTCGCCGCCGCTGTCCGAGGTCGAGCAGACGCTGCTGGACAAGTATGACGCCAAAGTGCTTGACGGGGCGCTCCAATATTAA
- the nadC gene encoding carboxylating nicotinate-nucleotide diphosphorylase has translation MFESEKDWEIAGPAVDAVKAQLRAWLAEDIGSGDVSTMSTVPAGHRSKGIIHAKEAGVLAGMPLMRLVFGVIDPSLAVESRAHDGDRVERGTVLAVVEGATHSILTGERLALNLLQRLSGIATKTRVYVDAAQGYPARIADTRKTTPGHRTLEKYAVRIGGANNHRFGLYDAVMIKDNHIKAAGGISAAVASAKSRIPHTMMIEVEAESLEQAVEAARAGANVVMFDNMSPEQMKAAAAELRGIAPHIVLEASGGIRPERVREVAASGVDVISVGALTHSFNALDISLDLNEVKKGEVS, from the coding sequence ATGTTTGAATCGGAAAAGGACTGGGAGATCGCGGGACCCGCGGTCGATGCCGTGAAGGCGCAGCTTAGGGCTTGGCTGGCCGAGGATATCGGCAGCGGGGACGTGAGCACGATGTCGACGGTGCCGGCGGGCCACCGGTCGAAGGGAATTATTCACGCCAAGGAAGCGGGCGTGCTTGCGGGCATGCCGCTCATGCGCCTCGTCTTCGGCGTGATCGACCCTTCGCTCGCGGTCGAATCGCGGGCGCATGACGGAGACCGCGTCGAGCGCGGCACCGTGCTCGCGGTCGTCGAGGGCGCTACGCACAGCATCCTGACCGGCGAGCGTCTCGCGCTGAACCTGCTGCAGCGTCTGTCCGGCATCGCCACCAAGACCCGCGTCTACGTGGACGCGGCCCAGGGCTATCCGGCGCGGATCGCCGACACGCGCAAGACGACGCCGGGCCACCGCACGCTGGAGAAATATGCCGTGCGCATCGGCGGCGCAAACAATCACCGCTTCGGCTTGTACGATGCGGTCATGATCAAGGATAATCATATTAAAGCGGCAGGCGGCATCTCTGCGGCCGTCGCGTCGGCGAAGTCGCGCATCCCGCACACGATGATGATCGAGGTCGAAGCCGAGTCGCTGGAGCAGGCGGTCGAAGCCGCGCGCGCAGGCGCGAACGTCGTTATGTTCGACAATATGTCGCCCGAGCAAATGAAGGCGGCCGCCGCCGAGCTGCGGGGCATCGCGCCCCATATCGTACTGGAAGCGTCCGGCGGCATTCGTCCGGAGCGGGTGCGCGAAGTGGCTGCGTCCGGCGTTGACGTGATCAGCGTAGGCGCGCTGACGCACTCGTTCAACGCGCTGGACATCAGCCTGGATCTGAACGAAGTCAAGAAGGGGGAAGTCTCTTGA